The proteins below come from a single Pichia kudriavzevii chromosome 2, complete sequence genomic window:
- a CDS encoding uncharacterized protein (PKUD0B10430; similar to Saccharomyces cerevisiae YOR113W (AZF1); ancestral locus Anc_2.162) yields the protein MKRPPHVNVKGLSRDIPMEDPPCSLQSRSTVASPAVGKERDTDTHTPRKPTLATTIVSDTPTADTALIQTVSESPTQRERNPTSVDAAKSREDTLLLKQKGGLNGASTNTSTNTNANANTNTSTATTSVSSRKRKNIMSTKTFNPTTPQNNPRTITKYQQAPPSENLLSDNVPTQVVSSHPQMENVNDNHNQGVTSSGSHYIQTNSPYNSHGAQPQNPHGTLHIPLQQSQPQPQPQPQSQSHTQGQPLTQTHMVYPVVSQVPNHIFATINHPLNSFQQYTPMNYNYPNVYSYNSFPRLNSIVEDPSLATAQRKSSVLPSDIAAYLNTQSSDSSLFTSPHEFTNNMNVQPSNQNSSFIYNPNIPGTNPNHQNSMPLLYGTNVYPKLSFDQGLSNYYGFSDTSINPGFSRDYSISGNTTNNNNHINTTNNNTTTNNNNNNNNNNNNTNNNNNNNNNNNTNNNSPVPIPPPVPVSSTGGSGGESTERLSSSDKTKSSNLSSQNQQFVYDSYLNTNGTNDLISIRRPSEHLDPFFAANLQNPSNSNNSRKNRNSISSNFLIPAGSFSINPTQNSNGSISFMPGHSASNSRRNSFFFRRFPSIAQFPQEFSTQEVDNFLKREGSQDILDQASLFPPSSYTNANANVNANVDAHSIINSNANANANANANTKVTTQQKYGSQVSTFSRTSTGSLSQYHTNSASQSRANSNTNTNTNPNSNPGSNRSSATPVAADATDVEKNPNNTTQPFSLQHQVYPNMLSIQQDQYLQIQQNKRQQNDKLSTRKKVGRRIEENENGEENAKKGKGKDERFGLVGDLGDSTPSPNKGKRRLENSGQSTNSFESNVKIKKATKRRKVNKNDVHLKAEEENNAEKPLIGATKVDQLMLIIQARQNGVCGDIKQADDGRIIKTDENGNEENSILPNADELVGGVEKTSVKADKSHECKYCHKKFTQNTHLDVHLRSHMGVKPYKCEYCNKKFTQGGNLRTHMRLHTGEKPFSCDKCGKKFSRKGNLQAHLLTHENLKPYVCKFDGCEKGFTQLGNLKAHQNRFHLDKINELFNKLAVMGQNNQSIDDLPEKERDLLNYFSSLYKNLNKGIKGRGKSNKSEQNNPGQTN from the coding sequence ATGAAGAGACCCCCACATGTTAACGTTAAGGGTCTCTCTAGAGACATTCCAATGGAAGATCCGCCTTGTTCGCTACAGAGTAGATCCACTGTGGCAAGTCCCGCTGTGGGAAAAGAACGAGACACAGATACCCACACGCCAAGGAAACCTACACTGGCAACCACGATAGTCTCGGACACGCCAACAGCTGACACCGCATTAATACAAACTGTCTCAGAGTCTCCTACACAGAGGGAAAGAAACCCAACCAGTGTCGACGCCGCCAAATCAAGGGAAGACACCCTCCTTCTGAAGCAAAAGGGTGGTTTAAACGGTGCCAGCACCAACACCAGCACCAACACCAACGCCAACGCCAACACCAACACTAGCACCGCCACCACGAGTGTCTCCTCTcggaaaaggaaaaacatcATGTCTACAAAGACATTCAACCCAACAACCCCCCAAAACAACCCCCGTACTATCACCAAATATCAACAGGCCCCTCCTTCAGAGAATCTGCTCTCTGACAATGTACCCACTCAAGTGGTTTCTTCACACCCTCAAATGGAAAACGTGAACGATAACCACAATCAGGGTGTGACATCATCGGGTTCTCACTATATCCAGACGAATTCCCCCTACAACTCCCATGGCGCCCAGCCCCAAAATCCTCACGGTACTCTTCACATTCCTCTGCAGCAATCTCAACCTCAACCTCAACCTCAACCTCAGTCTCAGTCTCACACACAGGGCCAACCATTAACACAGACGCACATGGTGTATCCGGTTGTTTCCCAAGTCCCCAACCATATTTTTGCCACAATCAACCATCCCCTAAATTCATTCCAACAATACACCCCAATGAACTACAACTACCCCAACGTCTACTCTTATAATAGCTTCCCTAGGCTGAACTCGATAGTGGAGGACCCTAGTCTTGCCACAGCCCAGAGGAAAAGCTCAGTGCTACCGTCGGATATAGCAGCCTACTTAAATACACAGAGTAGTGACTCCAGCTTGTTCACTAGTCCTCATGAATTTACAAATAACATGAATGTTCAACCTTCAAACCAAAACTCTAGTTTTATCTACAACCCAAATATACCCGGTACAAATCCCAACCATCAAAATTCAATGCCTCTATTATATGGCACAAATGTTTATCCGAAATTGTCATTTGATCAAGGCCTATCCAATTACTATGGATTCTCAGACACGTCAATCAATCCTGGTTTTTCGAGAGACTATTCCATAAGTGGGAATACtactaataataataatcaCATTAacaccaccaacaacaacaccaccaccaacaacaacaacaacaacaataataataataataatactaataataataataataataataataataataacacTAATAATAACTCCCCCGTACCAATACCACCCCCTGTCCCTGTTTCCTCCACTGGCGGTAGTGGAGGTGAAAGCACTGAACGTCTTTCATCTAGTGACAagacaaaatcatcaaatctCTCTAGTCAAAATCAGCAGTTTGTTTATGATTCATACCTCAATACAAATGGAACCAATGACTTGATATCCATCCGTCGCCCAAGTGAGCATTTGGATCCCTTCTTTGCTGCAAACTTACAAAACCCCTCAAACTCCAATAACTCAAGGAAAAACCGAAACTCAATCAGCTCTAATTTCCTTATACCAGCTGGTTCTTTCTCTATAAATCCCACACAAAACTCAAATGGATCGATATCGTTTATGCCAGGACACAGCGCCTCAAACTCAAGACGTaactctttcttctttagGAGgtttccttcaattgcGCAGTTTCCACAAGAATTCTCCACTCAAGAAGTTGACAATTTTCTTAAAAGAGAAGGGAGTCAGGACATATTAGACCAAGCTAGCCTATTTCCCCCAAGTTCATATACTAACGCAAATGCGAATGTAAATGCAAATGTAGACGCACATTCAATTATAAActcaaatgcaaatgcaaatgcaaacGCAAATGCAAATACCAAAGTAACTACTCAACAAAAGTATGGATCCCAAGTATCCACCTTTTCGAGAACTTCAACTGGCTCGTTATCCCAGTACCATACGAATTCGGCATCGCAATCGAGAGCTAattcaaacacaaacactAATACGAATCCCAATTCAAATCCAGGTTCTAATAGGTCTTCAGCAACACCTGTGGCAGCTGATGCCACTGACGTTGagaaaaatccaaacaaCACAACACAACCTTTTTCCTTACAGCATCAAGTTTACCCAAATATGTTATCTATTCAGCAAGACCAGTATCTGCAAATCCAGCAGAACAAAAGGCAACAAAATGATAAACTGTCAACCAGGAAGAAAGTTGGtagaagaattgaagagaaCGAAAACGGCgaagaaaatgcaaaaaagggaaaaggaaaagatgaGAGATTTGGGCTTGTTGGTGACCTCGGTGATTCAACACCGAGCCCcaataaaggaaaaagaaggttGGAAAATAGCGGTCAAAGTACTAATAGTTTTGAGTCCAATGTCAAGATCAAGAAGGCGACCAAGAGGCGTAAAGTGAATAAGAATGACGTGCATTTGAAGGCTGAAGAAGAGAACAATGCAGAAAAGCCGTTAATTGGTGCCACCAAGGTAGACCAGCTCATGCTAATCATCCAGGCGAGACAAAATGGTGTTTGCGGAGACATCAAACAAGCAGACGATGGCAGAATCATCAAGACCgatgaaaatgggaatGAGGAGAATTCAATTTTGCCAAACGCAGACGAACTAGTTGGAGGAGTTGAGAAAACTTCAGTCAAAGCTGACAAATCACACGAGTGTAAGTATTGTCACAAGAAGTTCACACAAAACACCCATCTAGATGTCCACCTTCGATCACATATGGGTGTCAAGCCTTATAAGTGTGAATATTGTAACAAAAAATTTACGCAGGGAGGCAATCTAAGAACCCATATGAGGTTACATACAGGTGAAAAACCATTCAGTTGTGACAAGTGTGGCAAGAAGTTCAGCCGAAAGGGTAATTTGCAGGCGCATCTGTTAACACATGAAAACCTGAAGCCTTATGTCTGTAAATTTGATGGCTGTGAGAAAGGGTTCACACAATTGGGAAATTTAAAGGCCCACCAAAATAGATTCCACCTGGATAAAATCAACGAATTGTTCAACAAGTTGGCAGTTATGGGCCAGAACAACCAATCGATTGATGATTTACCAGAGAAGGAGAGGGACCTGTTGAACTATTTCTCCAGTCTATACAAGAATCTAAATAAAGGAATAAAGGGAAGGGGAAAATCTAATAAATCTGAACAAAATAACCCTGGACAAActaattga
- a CDS encoding uncharacterized protein (PKUD0B10440; similar to Saccharomyces cerevisiae YNL113W (RPC19); ancestral locus Anc_2.163), which yields MSAVEQKPTADVEMTDINDQENDVQVDNNKIKLLPGATSDGFAASFQIIDEDHTLGNALRYMIMKNPDVEFCGYSIPHPSENKLNIRIQTYGGMTAVQALHKGLDDLADLCTFIEEDFSTKVAAKDYSTEEP from the coding sequence atGTCAGCAGTTGAGCAAAAGCCTACAGCAGATGTCGAAATGACCGATATAAATGaccaagaaaatgatgttCAAGTTGACAATAACAAGATTAAGCTTCTACCGGGTGCAACAAGCGACGGGTTTGCAGCATCTTTTCAGATAATCGACGAAGACCACACATTGGGAAATGCGTTGAGGTACATGATTATGAAGAACCCAGACGTTGAATTCTGTGGTTACTCTATCCCCCATCCAAGTGAGAACAAATTGAACATCAGAATCCAGACGTACGGTGGAATGACTGCAGTCCAGGCACTCCATAAAGGTTTGGACGATCTGGCCGACCTATGCACATTTATCGAGGAAGATTTCAGTACAAAAGTGGCAGCAAAGGACTACTCCACCGAAGAACCTTAA
- a CDS encoding uncharacterized protein (PKUD0B10450; similar to Saccharomyces cerevisiae YNL112W (DBP2); ancestral locus Anc_2.164), whose protein sequence is MGYENDNRGSYRSYGGGDRQRYGRDDRNGNYGNRGGGRDFGDRELGDNLQKQNWDQLSLPKFEKNFYKEDPVVSGRSQEEIDQFRNENEMTIEGHDIPRPITSFQEAGFPDYVLKEVLAEGFDKPTAIQCQGWPMALSGRDMVGIAATGSGKTLSYCLPAIVHINAQPLLKPGDGPIVLVLAPTRELAVQIQKECSKFGKSSRIRNTCVYGGVPRGQQIRDLARGVEICIATPGRLLDMLESGKTNLRRVTYLVLDEADRMLDMGFEPQIRKIIDQIRPDKQTLMWSATWPKSVQGLVRDYLNDYIQVNVGSLELSASHNIKQVVEVVTDFEKRDKISKYIETEMEDKESKIIIFASTKRACDELTTYLRSEGWPALAIHGDKEQRERDWVLQEFRSGKSPIMVATDVAARGIDVKGVTCVINFDMPTNIEDYVHRIGRTGRAGAKGTAITLFTRGDDKQAHDLIVILREANQEVSPELQALDRRQWGRGSGRGGRGGRGGRGVRGGNRYGGNRGGNRFGGRSSGANNQPLGGNRW, encoded by the exons ATGGGTTACGAAAACGACAACAGAGGTTCTTACAGATCATACGGTGGTGGTGATAGACAAAGATATGGTAGAGACGATAGAAATGGTAATTATGGAAACAGAGGTGGCGGTAGAGACTTTGGTGACAGAGAATTAGGTGATAATCTACAAAAGCAGAATTGGGACCAACTGTCTCTACcaaagtttgaaaagaattttTACAAGGAAGATCCAGTAGTCTCTGGAAGATcccaagaagaaattgatcaattcaGAAATGAAAACGAAATGACAATTGAAGGTCATGATATTCCAAGACCAATTACTTCTTTCCAAGAAGCAGGATTCCCTGATTATGTTTTGAAGGAAGTTTTAGCTGAAGGTTTTGATAAACCAACTGCTATTCAATGTCAAGGTTGGCCAATGGCTTTATCTGGTAGAGATATGGTTGGTATTGCTGCTACTGGTTCTGGTAAAACTCTATCTTATTGTTTACCAGCAATTGTTCATATAAATGCACAGCCACTATTGAAGCCAGGTGATGGTCCAATTGTCTTAGTTCTTGCACCAACTAGAGAATTGGCtgttcaaattcaaaaggaATGTTCTAAATTCGGAAAATCATCAAGAATTAGAAACACTTGTGTCTATGGTGGTGTTCCAAGAGGTCAACAGATTAGAGATTTAGCTAGAGGTGTTGAAATCTGTATTGCAACCCCAGGTAGATTGTTGGATATGTTAGAATCCGGTAAGACCAACTTAAGAAGAGTTACCTATTTGGTTTTAGATGAAGCTGATAGAATGTTAGATATGGGTTTTGAACCtcaaattagaaaaattattgatCAGATCAGACCAGACAAGCAAACTTTGATGTGGTCTGCTACATGGCCAAAATCCGTTCAAGGTTTAGTTAGAGATTATTTGAATGATTACATTCAAGTCAATGTTGGATCATTGGAATTATCTGCTTCCCATAACATTAAGcaagttgttgaagttgtcactgattttgaaaaaagagataaaatttccaaatatattgaaactGAAATGGAAGATAAAGAATCAAAGATTATTATTTTTGCATCAACCAAGAGAGCTTGTGATGAATTAACAACTTACTTAAGAAGTGAAGGTTGGCCTGCACTTGCCATTCATGGTGATAAAgaacaaagagaaagagattGGGTTTTACAAGAATTTAGAAGCGGTAAATCTCCAATTATGGTGGCAACTGATGTTGCAGCAAGAGGTATTG ATGTTAAGGGTGTTACATGTGTTATCAACTTCGATATGCCAACTAACATTGAAGATTACGTCCACAGAATTGGTAGAACCGGTAGAGCAGGTGCTAAAGGTACCGCAATTACTCTGTTCACCAGAGGAGATGACAAGCAGGCACATGACTTGATTGTTATTTTGCGTGAGGCAAACCAAGAAGTCTCACCTGAATTACAGGCATTAGATAGAAGACAGTGGGGTAGAGGTAGTGGCAGAGGTGGCAGAGGTGGAAGAGGCGGTAGAGGCGTTAGAGGTGGTAATAGATACGGTGGTAACAGAGGAGGCAACAGATTTGGTGGTAGATCATCAGGTGCTAATAATCAGCCACTAGGAGGTAATAGATGGTAA
- a CDS encoding uncharacterized protein (PKUD0B10470) has product MARIQVAAGIVLIGGAFRRFSPGLNVWKRRFTRLTSFTAGSMFVITGIREVSYFDNPHSNPLYVEIQLARELSLLNPENKGVVNRGSYWLGPKNFMPMNNEQYWKMVYTMEVNEIMADQYLESPLLVQYKEILDRKYGPDSKVDLKARELTARIEDITKGDAGLPVHSCMSESSNVFPLFTRELNTKKSQTLNFWTVNNPLDSLQLQEYKDFYSYEFPRMKYPEVSK; this is encoded by the coding sequence ATGGCCAGGATCCAGGTGGCTGCCGGTATAGTTCTCATTGGTGGGGCCTTTCGTCGCTTCTCTCCCGGCCTGAATGTCTGGAAACGACGCTTTACCAGGCTCACCAGCTTCACGGCCGGCTCGATGTTTGTCATTACCGGTATACGTGAAGTTTCCTACTTTGACAACCCGCACTCGAATCCCCTCTATGTGGAGATCCAGTTGGCAAGAGAACTATCCTTGTTGAACCCAGAAAACAAGGGCGTGGTGAACAGAGGTAGCTACTGGTTGGGGCCTAAGAATTTCATGCCCATGAACAATGAACAGTACTGGAAGATGGTTTACACTATGGAGGTAAATGAAATAATGGCCGACCAATACCTCGAATCTCCATTGTTGGTTCAGTATAAAGAGATTCTAGACAGAAAATATGGTCCAGACTCAAAGGTTGACTTGAAGGCAAGAGAATTGACGGCTAGAATTGAAGACATCACCAAGGGCGATGCCGGATTGCCTGTTCATTCTTGTATGAGTGAAAGCAGCAATGTATTTCCCCTGTTCACTAGGGAACTGAACACAAAGAAGTCTCAAACGTTGAACTTTTGGACAGTCAACAACCCACTGGATTCGCTTCAGCTACAGGAATACAAAGATTTCTACTCTTACGAATTTCCTAGAATGAAATACCCAGAAGTTTCCAAATGA
- a CDS encoding uncharacterized protein (PKUD0B10480; Pfam Domains: ADH_zinc_N(3.7e-45)|ADH_N(3.6e-39)) — protein MSYEIPQTQKACVFYENGGPITYKDIPVPKPKPTEILVKVLYSGVCHTDLHAWKGDWPLATKLPLVGGHEGAGVVVAKGENVTSFEIGDYAGIKWLNGSCMGCEFCEQGAEPNCPKADLSGYTHDGSFQQYATADAIQAAHISKETDLAGVAPILCAGVTVYKALKTADLRAGEWVCISGAAGGLGSLAIQYAKAMGLRVVGIDGGDEKKELCKSLGAEAFIDFTKTKDIVKAVQEATNGGPHGVINVSVSEAAISQSCEYVRPLGKVVLVGLPAGAQVKTGVFEAVVKSIEIKGSYVGNRKDTAEALDFYTRGLVKSPFKIVGLSELPKVFELMEQGKILGRMVLDTSK, from the coding sequence ATGTCTTACGAAATCCCACAAACACAAAAGGCCTGTGTCTTTTACGAAAACGGCGGCCCAATCACATACAAGGACATTCCAGTTCCAAAGCCAAAACCTACTGAGATTTTAGTCAAGGTTCTGTACTCTGGTGTCTGCCACACCGACTTGCACGCATGGAAGGGTGACTGGCCTCTAGCTACCAAGTTGCCATTGGTTGGTGGTCACGAAGGTGcaggtgttgttgttgccAAGGGTGAAAACGTCACCTCTTTTGAGATTGGTGATTACGCAGGTATCAAGTGGTTGAATGGTTCATGTATGGGTTGTGAATTCTGTGAACAAGGTGCTGAACCAAACTGTCCTAAGGCCGACTTGAGTGGTTACACCCACGACGGTTCCTTCCAACAGTATGCTACTGCTGACGCTATTCAAGCTGCACACATCTCCAAGGAAACCGACTTGGCTGGTGTTGCTCCAATCTTGTGTGCAGGTGTCACTGTCTACAAGGCTTTAAAGACTGCAGACCTTAGAGCAGGTGAATGGGTTTGTATTTCCGGTGCAGCTGGTGGTTTAGGTTCTCTTGCTATTCAATATGCAAAGGCTATGGGTCTGAGAGTTGTTGGTATTGACGGTGGTGACgaaaagaaggaattgTGTAAATCCCTTGGTGCTGAAGcatttattgatttcacaAAGACCAAGGATATCGTCAAGGCTGTCCAAGAGGCAACCAATGGTGGTCCACATGGTGTCATCAATGTCTCTGTCTCTGAAGCTGCAATTTCTCAATCTTGTGAATACGTTAGACCTCTAGGTAAGGTTGTTCTTGTTGGTTTACCAGCAGGCGCACAAGTCAAAACTGGTGTCTTTGAAGCCGTTGTCAAGTCTATTGAAATTAAGGGTTCTTATGTCGGTAACAGAAAGGATACCGCCGAAGCACTTGACTTCTACACTAGAGGCTTGGTCAAGTCTCCATTCAAGATTGTCGGTTTATCCGAATTGCCAAAAGTCTTTGAACTCATGGAACAGGGTAAGATTTTAGGTAGAATGGTCTTAGACACCTCCAAATAA
- a CDS encoding uncharacterized protein (PKUD0B10490; similar to Saccharomyces cerevisiae YOR357C (SNX3); ancestral locus Anc_7.30) — MSNPFVSFSQELGEYAVHDEVYEEPEDLLEIEVCNPITHGHGTNKYTDYEIVCRTNIPCFKKRESRVRRRFSDFVKLKKLLESDNKRVVVPPLPESGLLTYKKRFSESFIEERRVGLEHFAQVVASHPLLQTGSRTMVSFMQDEIWQNSD; from the coding sequence ATGTCGAATCCGTTTGTGTCGTTTAGCCAGGAACTTGGTGAATACGCTGTCCACGACGAGGTGTACGAGGAGCCGGAGGACTTGCTTGAAATCGAGGTCTGCAACCCCATTACGCATGGACACGGGACAAACAAGTACACCGACTATGAGATTGTGTGTCGGACCAATATACCGTGTTTCAAGAAACGAGAGAGCCGAGTCCGTCGACGATTTAGTGATTTTGTCAAGCTTAAGAAACTCCTTGAGAGTGACAACAAGAGGGTCGTTGTGCCGCCATTACCAGAGAGTGGGTTGCTCACATACAAGAAACGGTTCAGCGAGTCCTTTATAGAGGAGCGACGTGTTGGCCTTGAGCATTTTGCACAAGTAGTAGCCAGTCATCCATTGTTACAAACGGGTAGCAGAACTATGGTGTCCTTTATGCAGGATGAAATTTGGCAAAATTCGGATTAG
- a CDS encoding uncharacterized protein (PKUD0B10500; similar to Saccharomyces cerevisiae YOR358W (HAP5); ancestral locus Anc_7.29), with protein sequence MDISDEIPYPQLDLGVDAEKDHMDKMGPNGSDNQRFDYYGDSVHHGGASSMRENDLHKGGNAVGNGIEGLRGAGDGGVDEHDNSNGNEEGDDEVAQGGGDDDADEEQEEEGDEEEEEEEEEEYDERVYELDDDINEPSGAFANVGQGLTGKYKNYMMQYWQNTIDSIERDDHDFKNHQLPLARIKKVMKTDEDVKMISAEAPILFAKGCDIFITELTMRAWIHAEENKRRTLQKSDIAAALQKSDMFDFLIDIVPREEEKKKKSDSHRHQHPDHVQEQQFYDNNQYYNS encoded by the coding sequence ATGGACATATCAGACGAAATACCGTATCCGCAGCTGGATTTAGGAGTGGACGCCGAAAAGGACCACATGGACAAGATGGGACCAAACGGTTCAGACAATCAGAGGTTCGACTACTATGGGGACAGTGTCCATCATGGCGGCGCCAGCAGTATGAGGGAAAATGATCTGCATAAAGGCGGGAATGCCGTCGGCAATGGCATAGAAGGTCTGAGAGGGGCGGGCGACGGTGGCGTTGATGAGCATGACAATAGCAATGGTAACGAGGAAGGTGATGACGAAGTAGCCCAAGGTGGTGGGGACGATGATGCTgatgaagaacaagaggaagagggggatgaggaagaagaagaagaagaagaagaagaatacGATGAGCGTGTTTACGAATTGGATGACGATATTAATGAGCCTAGTGGGGCGTTTGCAAATGTAGGACAGGGGCTTACTGGTAAGTACAAAAACTATATGATGCAGTACTGGCAAAACACCATTGATTCAATCGAGCGTGACGACCATGATTTTAAGAACCATCAGCTTCCACTTGCGAGGATCAAGAAGGTGATGAAGACAGACGAAGATGTCAAGATGATCAGTGCAGAAGCACCGATTCTCTTTGCCAAAGGTTGTGACATCTTTATAACAGAATTGACCATGCGTGCATGGATCCATGCCGAGGAGAACAAACGTAGGACTTTGCAGAAGTCTGATATAGCTGCTGCGCTTCAAAAGTCGGAcatgtttgatttcttgattgATATAGTTCCAAGagaggaggaaaagaagaaaaagagcGATTCCCATCGCCACCAACACCCGGATCACGTGCAGGAACAACAATTCTATGATAACAATCAATACTACAATTCTTGA
- a CDS encoding uncharacterized protein (PKUD0B10510; Pfam Domains: Ribonuc_L-PSP(4.4e-36)): protein MPKSELYLHYRIKLINTLNYVFDINRNDFDRCWTSKLIISSNLSGSPIFSKLKMVKVLTWEDVGLPEASNVLNAATISKQGLVYTSGSVGIRDGKLPESVEEQTVNVIENLKTVLQAAGSSLDSVVKVLVFITDPADFGKMNGVYGKYFITKPARSCVVTQLANPQLKVEIELVAEVE, encoded by the coding sequence ATGCCGAAGTCGGAATTGTATCTCCATTATAGGATAAAGTTGATAAACACTTTGAATTATGTGTTTGATATAAATAGGAACGACTTTGACCGTTGTTGGACTTCCAAACTCATAATATCCTCCAATTTGTCCGGATCGCCCATATTTTCTAAGCTCAAGATGGTCAAGGTCCTAACTTGGGAAGATGTTGGACTTCCAGAAGCGTCCAATGTTTTGAATGCAGCCACAATCTCCAAGCAAGGTTTAGTGTACACCTCTGGTTCTGTTGGAATCAGAGATGGGAAACTGCCGGAATCGGTCGAGGAGCAGACAGTCAATGTCATTGAGAACTTGAAGACAGTATTACAGGCGGCTGGCTCGTCGCTTGACAGTGTTGTCAAGGTACTAGTCTTTATTACCGATCCAGCCGACTTTGGCAAGATGAACGGTGTCTATGGTAAGTACTTCATCACCAAGCCGGCGAGATCGTGTGTGGTTACTCAATTGGCAAACCCGCAACTCAAGGTTGAAATCGAACTTGTTGCAGAAGTTGAGTGA
- a CDS encoding uncharacterized protein (PKUD0B10520; similar to Saccharomyces cerevisiae YDR098C (GRX3) and YER174C (GRX4); ancestral locus Anc_8.240) translates to MALIEIENKDQFSELTSASNKLIALYFHTPWASPCIQMNKVISTLADSAQYSNVSFLSINADNFPEISDLFDITAVPYFVIIKDGTILKELTGADPKEFINAIDQFNGQSLDQSSTNQLASSATVESTSTSVEETPEQLNARLQKLTTAAPIMLFMKGTPSAPQCGFSRQMVAILREHQVRFGFFDILKDDSVRQGLKTYSDWPTFPQLYIGGVFQGGLDIIKENLSEDDLFFEHALEESNSSK, encoded by the coding sequence ATGGCCTTAATtgaaatagaaaataaagatCAGTTCTCAGAATTGACTTCCGCAAGTAATAAGTTGATTGCACTTTATTTCCACACACCATGGGCTTCACCATGCATTCAGATGAACAAAGTCATAAGTACTTTGGCCGACTCTGCCCAATACTCAAATGTCAGTTTTCTTTCTATAAATGCCGATAATTTCCCGGAAATCTCAGACTTGTTTGACATTACGGCCGTTCCTTACTTTGTGATTATTAAGGATGGAACTATATTGAAAGAGTTGACTGGCGCTGATCCAAAGGAATTCATAAATGCCATTGACCAATTCAACGGACAATCTTTGGATCAATCGTCGACAAATCAATTGGCATCGTCCGCTACAGTGGAGTCCACCAGTACATCTGTCGAGGAAACTCCTGAACAATTGAATGCAAGATTACAGAAATTAACAACAGCTGCTCCAATCATGTTGTTTATGAAAGGTACTCCATCGGCTCCTCAATGTGGATTCTCCAGACAAATGGTTGCAATTCTAAGGGAACACCAAGTCCGATTTGGGTTCTTCGATATCCTAAAGGACGACTCCGTTAGACAAGGCTTGAAAACTTACAGTGATTGGCCAACATTCCCTCAGCTATATATTGGAGGCGTATTTCAAGGTGGTTTGGATATCATCAAGGAGAATTTGAGCGAAGATGACCTCTTCTTTGAACATGCCCTTGAAGAGTCAAACTCGTCCAAATGA